The DNA segment CTTACTCACGTGCGCACCGGGGACTGGATCTCTCTTCGCGCCACTCTCTCGAGTCTCCACAGCCTGGGACTTCCTCCTGGCCTGAGCTTTCTTCCCAGCGCCACCCTGCTTCGACGGCTTGCGTCCCCAAGGGAACGCTGTGCTGGGCTTGCCAAGCAGTGAAGtgcagaatgggagcaagccggCCGCTTCCCGGGGAGCTGTGGCTTGCCTCTGGAGCCAGGGAGCAAAGGCTGCGCCCGGGCCAACTTCGGGGGCAACCCCTGGGGGGTTCTCCTGGGTCACCTTCCTCCGGGGAGTGGCCTGAgagcagccccctgccctggcagCAGCTGCAGCCGCTCCTGGGtgccttggcctggcccctgccttcccggACACCTCGCCCTGCATTTTCTTAGAGGCAGAGGGCCCCAGCTCCCCCGCCGCCGGCCTTTCTGGGTGGCAAGTGGGACCCCGCGCAGAGGTGCGGGGAGGGCCTGGCGTGGGGGCGAACTGCTCCCTGCTGTGGGGAGTCGCGTGCCTGGGGCTCTCTGCCAGAACCTCGGAGCTGCTGCCCTTGGCCTGGCCCCCTGCTTTCAGCCGAATGCTCCCCCTCCTGGGCTGCACGTCCTCCAGCTCGGAGGAGGCCTCTGAGCCGGAAGACAGCCCCTCGGGGCCTTCCCCGTAGGCGCGCTGCCCCCGAGGGCTGCCGCCTCCCATCTCGCTGCGGGCCTCGGCCCGGCCTTCCCTGCGGGCACTCACTTGCAGAGGGGCCGCACAAGCCTGCAGGAATTCCTCACAGCTCGCCCCCAGCACGCCTCTGCCGCCACCGCCGGCCTCGACGCGAGCCAAGATGGCGGCCGCCTCAGCGCTCGGCAGTCGGCGCCGGGCCCCGTCCCCCGGGCCGCTCAGTGGCCGCTCGGGGCCCGCACAGCCCTCAGCGACCTGGGACGCGGGAGCCCCCGTGCCCTCGCCCTCCAGGACGGGGGTGCCAGGCGGGCCCTCAGCACCCCAGAGCACGCCCGCCCCCGCCTGGGCCATTTGCGGCTGGACCTCGGCCCCGCGATCCGACGccagctgccacttgggggcCTGCACGCTGGAGGGCCCGCCGTCCCCTCCGCCCTCGCACCGGGGCTGGCCCTCGCCGCTGCCCGCTGGCCCCCAAACcaagcctgctgctgctgcccgcgAGGCTCCGCCACCACCTGCGGCGGTCTGCTCCTCGCGCTCTGGGCCGCTACCATCGCTAAAGCCTGACGCCCCACTGTGGGAGCTCATGGCGCACGTCCGGGCGGACAGGGCTGAGGGGAGACGGTGGACTGGGCACAATCCTCGCGGTGGGAAGGGGCGCGTCAGGAGGACGACGCCTGGACCCGGCCGTTACCGCAAGGGTCGAAGGGAACCTCCTCAAACCACGCGAGGCTTGCCTCGTGGTCTCTCGTGACGCCCAGCCCACCTCTCACTGTTGGCACTCCCTCCTGCGCTGCCACTCAAGGACATACAGTCTTaagaacattcatggaaaatgtagattatgaaaaactaggcatgaatttaaaatgctttgacagcaaaataaatattttaattccatttcccactaactttaaacaaattattattatttttaatatatattttatttaagttatacaagtgttatttatttccttcataCCATTGTAGGAACATTGTGGCACttccccccatcctccctcctacccacactctaacccttcctcccccacatatttccactcttaatttttacaaagatctttttTTAGTACACTTAATGCTCTTATACTTAATGCtaccctaagtaaaagagttcaagaaatagtacgaggagaaaacaaaagaaagcaaaatactgTTTCTGAATGAAAGAGACAAGTGCCATAAATCATCATTGATTaccaaaatgtctatttcacttcattatatttcaggtactctattccTTACCTCTGATCAGGGAacacatatgatatctgtcttttggggactggcttagttcactaaacataatggtttccagttgcaaccatcttgctgcaaaacacaggatttcatttttttttacagctgtatgTATATACCATAAGTCCGTGGCGAAAATACCTTCTATCTGTGCCTTCTAACAGGGTGAGGATCAGGTACAGGGAGGTTTAGAGAGTTAGCCAAGGTCATTGTTCTTGCCAGTATTAGATGCTGGAGGACAAGAAGCAGTCTTTCTCTGAGtcagttttcattttaactttttttgaaagagagggaggggatagagagggagagtgggtgaGTGAGTAGAGCTCCCATTCTGTGGCTCACACCCCAAAAGTCCACTACATCAGGGGTCAGAACCAGGGAGGTGGATAGTCAATAAAgccctcccacgcaggtggcaggaacccaaacctTTCAGCCAACCCTGCTGCCTGCAAAAGTGCAACTTAGCATAGCTGTAGTCTGGAGTCAGGTCTGGGGATCTAAGCCACGTATTCTGGTGTGGGTCACTGCATCATGATTGGAGActtattttcttcaaagatttattaatttatttgaaaggcagaaaaagggagagagagcataAATAGACTTCCAtgtattggttcattccccaaatgttcactatggccggggctgggccaggctgaagccaggagcctggaaatccatgcaGGTTTCCCAACTGTGGGTAAGATCCCTAGtacgtgggccattttccgctgccttcccaggtttataagcaggaagctagacaggAAATGAAGTAGGCAGAATgtaatcagtgcccatatggaattttGGTATTGCACACAGTGATGCTAGAATTCTGGTCCCTTTAATCAGAGTCTTAACACCTAGACCAAgcacctgcctcccccccccccccaaattgcTGCTTTGAGTTCAGAATCTCACACTGAAAACACACATTCCCTGAATGCTGTGCATACCTCCTGGATACATATTCTGCAAATTGCTGGTGGATGACAGTGAAGGGGGAAATCTGTGAAGGCTCTGTATCACATCTGAAAGGGAATGGGTGGATACAGTGTGGCACATGCATCCAGGATATATATTTTTggtgagatgtgcttcttgtagaCAGTAAATAGATAGGTCTcattttttaaaccattcagccagtctatatattttaattagagagttgaagccatttacattcagggtgactatcgATAAATCACGACTTGGCCCAGCCTTTTACCcacaaatattcttattgtttgctttggaattcctttgtattttactgggagattttctgccttcaccttctttcatggtgatggccatgtttctttttctgtgtgtagcacattcttaagcatcttttgtaaggctggatgagtggtgacaaattctttcaatttctgtttgttatggaaggtctgtatttcaccttcattcataaattagagcattgcagagtacagtattctgggttggcaatttttttctcttaattttggaatatatcttgccattgtctcatagcctgtggggtttctgatcagatgtcagctgtgagtctagttggagatcctctgaaagtaatctggcatttttctcctgcacattttttttgacaggcagagtggacagtgagagagagagacagagagaaaggtcttccttttgccgttggttcaccctccaatggccgccacggctggcgcgctgcggccggcgcaccgcgctgatccgatggcaggagccaggtgcttctcctggtctcccatggggtgcagggcccaagcacttgggccatcctccactgcactccctggccacagcagagagctggcctggaagaggggcaaccgggacagaatctggcaccccgaccgggactagaacccggtgtgctggtgccgcaaggtggaggattagcctagtgagccgcagcgctggctctcCTGCATATTTTAcaatcttttccttatgttttacttttgagtgtttgactacaatgtatcatggtgaagatcttttctggtcatgtctgttaggagttctatgtgcttcctatacttggatgtccctttctttctccaatttagggaagttttctgtaattatttcactaaaaagcccttctaatccattctctcttttcataccttcaggaactcataagacctgtatgttgagtcctttgatagtatcccatagatctccaacacagTATCTTAATTTCCTAATTattatttctccttcttcttcttcttcttcttcttcttcttcttcttcttcttcttcttcttcttcttctccttctccttctccttctccttctccttctccttctccttctccttctccttctccttctccttctccttcttcttcttcttaccATAAAATTTCAAGAGCTTTGTCTTCTAATtcgaatattctttcttttgcttcaccgAGTCTTTAGTTAAGGCTTTccaacacatttttatttgatctattgaattcctcatttcaaatatttcattttaatttctctttaaaatctcattttcatgggaaaaattttctttcatgttatgtatggatttctttagtttgtggattttcttctgattacttctttttttttaaatttacttattttatttgaaaaccagagttacagagaggcaaagggagagagagagagagagagagagagagagagagatcttctatctgctgctttactctgcaaatgactgaaatggccggagctgagctgatccaaagccaggagccaggagctttttccgggtctctcacgtgggtgcaggggcccaaggacttgggccatcttctgctttccccggccatagcagagagctagatcggaagtggagcaggtgggacttgtacaggtgcacatatgggatgccagcactgctggatgcagctttacctgccatgccacagcaccaggcctctGATTaattctaagtaatcctacaatcaatttttaatgccttttctggcatttcctcaatgtcttcatcttcacattctagtattgaagtgttgtggtcttttgggggcACCATgcagtcttccttattcttgtttcttgaattgctagatttatttttaggtatttgtgtttttacccctgtgatggcttttatttttggactattcctctgtaGATTTGtgtagtgtctgctctttcagtgaatacccagaggtaaGTGCTATATTTGGtgaaggagctctgttcagtgctccagtgtgcaGGGAGTGTCCACGGTGAAAACCAatttgggcatggtaaatctccactttttttttatcagagggaaggtttgttcagctctgttggcatagtctcacactcacttcctctcctccatggagaccaatgcctggttgCTAGCCCCATTGGGTAAATTTTCATcagtgctgccacaagaaccactcAAATGATTCATGCAGTCTTCGCTGTGAGCCTGGGTTCTGTAGCAGAGACCCTCACCAGGGAGTCAGGGAGCCCCAggtgtgtggagcctcccacagtgactgcccaaggtccagccacaccctgcgccctcccacacagccacagtgttttcacagtcccagtacacCAGCCTCCCCcaatcatgagcacccagccccctgtcaattctcccagccagactcaggcatctcctcttggctggttgagGGGTGTGGACACAAGATGGTACAGCTAtaaagtatgtccaaaatggcaacCGACCTCTCTTGGCTAGAAACAGAATGCTAGTTCTAGGTAGTCAGGGAGATACACTGTCCCCCATAGGGTTCCATGCCTGattc comes from the Oryctolagus cuniculus chromosome X, mOryCun1.1, whole genome shotgun sequence genome and includes:
- the LOC103351867 gene encoding uncharacterized protein CXorf49 isoform X1 codes for the protein MSSHSGASGFSDGSGPEREEQTAAGGGGASRAAAAGLVWGPAGSGEGQPRCEGGGDGGPSSVQAPKWQLASDRGAEVQPQMAQAGAGVLWGAEGPPGTPVLEGEGTGAPASQVAEGCAGPERPLSGPGDGARRRLPSAEAAAILARVEAGGGGRGVLGASCEEFLQACAAPLQVSARREGRAEARSEMGGGSPRGQRAYGEGPEGLSSGSEASSELEDVQPRRGSIRLKAGGQAKGSSSEVLAESPRHATPHSREQFAPTPGPPRTSARGPTCHPERPAAGELGPSASKKMQGEVSGKAGARPRHPGAAAAAARAGGCSQATPRRKVTQENPPGVAPEVGPGAAFAPWLQRQATAPREAAGLLPFCTSLLGKPSTAFPWGRKPSKQGGAGKKAQARRKSQAVETRESGAKRDPVPGAHFLSSRPPTSYQHRGEFSSGVPTPQEVRALRNLQSLLQSSGAVPPRGRARSGDQEPPVRPRRPAVQQLPPGIEGCPRCVVLQKEVEDLKEELEEVSTAILMYITKKFGGM
- the LOC103351867 gene encoding uncharacterized protein CXorf49 isoform X2 — encoded protein: MSSHSGASGFSDGSGPEREEQTAAGGGGASRAAAAGLVWGPAGSGEGQPRCEGGGDGGPSSVQAPKWQLASDRGAEVQPQMAQAGAGVLWGAEGPPGTPVLEGEGTGAPASQVAEGCAGPERPLSGPGDGARRRLPSAEAAAILARVEAGGGGRGVLGASCEEFLQACAAPLQRQATAPREAAGLLPFCTSLLGKPSTAFPWGRKPSKQGGAGKKAQARRKSQAVETRESGAKRDPVPGAHFLSSRPPTSYQHRGEFSSGVPTPQEVRALRNLQSLLQSSGAVPPRGRARSGDQEPPVRPRRPAVQQLPPGIEGCPRCVVLQKEVEDLKEELEEVSTAILMYITKKFGGM